One genomic region from Equus asinus isolate D_3611 breed Donkey chromosome 10, EquAss-T2T_v2, whole genome shotgun sequence encodes:
- the RPL37 gene encoding large ribosomal subunit protein eL37, producing MTKGTSSFGKRRNKTHTLCRRCGSKAYHLQKSTCGKCGYPAKRKRKYNWSAKAKRRNTTGTGRMRHLKIVYRRFRHGFREGTTPKPKRAAVAASSSS from the exons ATG ACGAAGGGAACGTCATCGTTCGGAAAGCGTCGCAACAAGACGCACACGTTGTGCCGCCGCTGTGGCTCCAAGGCCTACCACCTGCAGAAGTCGACGTGTGGCAAGTGCGGCTACCCCgccaagaggaagagaaagt ATAACTGGAGTGCCAAGGCTAAAAGGCGAAACACCACCGGGACCGGTCGAATGAGGCACCTGAAAATTGTATACCGCAGATTCAG GCATGGATTCCGTGAAGGAACAACACCTAAACCCAAGAGGGCAGCTGTTGCGGCATCCAGTTCATCTTAA